The following coding sequences lie in one Lolium perenne isolate Kyuss_39 chromosome 2, Kyuss_2.0, whole genome shotgun sequence genomic window:
- the LOC127331457 gene encoding UDP-glycosyltransferase 79 has product METNTGPADGHGGGGHVFLLAFPEAQGHLNPMLQFGRRLAYHGLRPTLVTTRHLLATLPPPAAPFRVAAISDGFDAGGMAACPDFEEYGSRLAAAGSDSLEALFRSEAAAGRPVRALVYDPHLPWAGRVARAAGVPTAALFSQPCAVDVIYGEVYAGRVGLPVVDGSALRGLLSVDLGPDDVPSFVAAPDSYRMFLDAVVGQFDGLEDADDVFVNSYHELEPKEADYLASTWRVKTIGPMLPSFYLDDDRLPSNKTYGFNLFDSTAPCMSWLDSQPPCSVVYASYGTVADLEPAQLYEIGNGLCNSGKQFLWVVRSVDEHKLSEQLRDKCKGKGLIVSWCPQLEVLSHKATGCFLTHCGWNSTLEAITTGVPLLAMPQWTDQPTTAKYVESAWVIGVRVNRDTEGVVRKEEVERCIREVLDGVRKEEYKKNAYSWMTKAKKAMQEGGSSDKNIAEFAAKYASS; this is encoded by the exons ATGGAGACGAACACCGGCCCAGCCGACGGCCACGGCGGTGGcggccatgtcttcctcctcgccTTCCCAGAGgcgcagggccacctcaacccgatGCTTCAGTTCGGCCGCCGCCTGGCCTACCACGGCCTCCGCCCCACGCTCGTCACCACCCGCCACCTCCTCGCCACCCTCCCGCCCCCCGCCGCTCCCTTCCGTGTCGCCGCCATCTCCGACGGCTTCGACGCTGGCGGCATGGCCGCGTGCCCCGACTTCGAGGAGTACGGGAGCCGGCTGGCCGCCGCGGGGTCCGACTCCCTGGAGGCACTCTTCCGCTCGGAGGCCGCGGCGGGGAGGCCCGTGCGCGCGCTCGTGTACGACCCGCACCTCCCGTGGGCGGGCCGCGTGGCGCGCGCCGCCGGCGTTCCCACCGCCGCGCTCTTCTCGCAGCCGTGCGCGGTGGACGTCATCTACGGGGAGGTGTACGCGGGGCGCGTCGGGTTGCCGGTCGTGGACGGGAGCGCGCTGAGGGGGTTGCTGAGCGTCGACCTGGGGCCGGACGACGTGCCCTCGTTCGTGGCGGCGCCGGATTCCTACCGGATGTTCCTGGACGCTGTGGTGGGGCAGTTCGATGGGTTGGAGGACGCCGACGACGTCTTCGTCAACTCATACCATGAACTCGAGCCCAAG GAGGCAGATTACCTGGCATCAACATGGCGTGTTAAGACCATCGGCCCAATGCTGCCATCCTTCTACCTGGATGACGATCGGTTGCCTTCCAACAAGACATATGGGTTCAACCTCTTCGATAGCACAGCACCATGCATGTCATGGCTAGATAGCCAGCCCCCTTGCTCAGTGGTCTATGCCTCGTATGGAACTGTCGCTGACCTTGAGCCTGCCCAGTTATACGAGATAGGCAATGGATTGTGCAATTCTGGTAAACAGTTCCTCTGGGTTGTCAGGTCCGTTGATGAGCACAAGTTATCGGAACAACTCCGTGACAAGTGCAAGGGGAAGGGACTAATTGTTTCATGGTGCCCCCAGCTTGAGGTCTTATCTCACAAGGCCACAG GATGTTTCTTAACTCACTGTGGATGGAACTCTACACTAGAAGCAATTACTACTGGTGTACCACTGTTGGCAATGCCTCAGTGGACAGATCAACCAACTACAGCAAAGTATGTTGAGAGTGCATGGGTGATTGGTGTGCGGGTGAATCGTGATACAGAAGGTGTGGTGAGAAAGGAAGAGGTAGAGAGGTGCATAAGAGAAGTATTAGATGGTGTGAGGAAGGAGGAGTACAAAAAGAATGCTTATAGCTGGATGACGAAGGCTAAGAAGGCAATGCAGGAAGGGGGGAGCTCAGACAAAAATATTGCCGAGTTTGCGGCAAAGTATGCTTCAAGTTGA